The Mauremys reevesii isolate NIE-2019 linkage group 7, ASM1616193v1, whole genome shotgun sequence genome includes the window atgttaaaaTGTACAGCttggggttgttggttttttgtttttttttaagtgactgaCTAAAAAGATAACAGATAAATACAAGAGTGTCACTGGGTCCTATTTTACACATGTATCAAGCCTCTTCTGCTCGGCCCTTACAGTCACTCTGTACAGGTACAAAGGCTACAAAAAAGGAAGCAATATAAACAGACACATAACTTTTGCCTTTTTACATGCGATCTGTAAGCTTAGTTTGAACTATTCACACGCTACTGctctatttttttcccttaaaaaatAACTTCAATATTTTATAAAGATAGAAAAATCTACAGATGGAATGAAAATGTAAAGTTAGAGGCATTTCCATAAAATAGCAACTTTACACCAAAttcactattttttaaaatcctgccaAGTATTTGGACATATGTGAAAATGTTTCAAAACATGACAAATAAACACTGAGATATGCTTCATTCGGTCAAAAAAAGTCTGCAATTATAAAACAGAAAGCTGCCTTTTTATcccaccccccccacaaaaaaaaccaGATATCGGTCACCAAAAATGGAAAAGAGTCGCAATTTTACACCAAACATTTAGCAATAAACCCCTTTGAACTAATGAAAATGTGAATAGCTTttacaggtttttttatttttacaagttttataattaacaaaaatatagttttgtttttttaccctCAAATTAGGGTAACCTAATCAAGGCAAAAAACTTAAGAAATGGCTTACTGTTAAGCACAACACTTGTACAGTACTACAAAATGCACTGTCACTAACAAAGACATTAGCGGCATGCGGAAGTGTCACCTTAAGAAACAAAATGTACAATAAATGAAATGCTAAAAGGCATTTACATGTGGGGGAAAGTGGAGAGAAATCTCAGGATCCAGTACTAAGTTTTGGAGTCTATGTATCCACATTTTTAATGGGAGCAGGCACATAAAATGGCTCTGAACCGTTGGCTGCTGTGTAATTGCAGTTTGTAGAAAGAATTCTTCCTTTCCAGAGAACTTCAGTTaaaattaaaaaaccaaaacaaaaaaaattaaaaaaaaatcaaaacaaaacaaaaaaaaccccaaacccgcAACCCCATCCccctaaaacaaaaacaacaaaaaagagaggtacaaaaaacaaaaagaaagaaaaaagaaaagaaaagaaaaaaaaacttgtatAAGGCTTTCTGCTGCATACAGCTTTTAACATGGTGCcaacaaatgttttttcattcaCACCGATTGCTGGTTTTGAAATCGTACTCTCCTATTTGTGCAGATCAATCCAATACGCCAGTTTGGTAATCTGACTCTCCAAAGAGCCTACCTTCTCATGTAGGATCCATTAAGAGACTGTTTAGACATGCCAGTATTCATGTAGCCATGATGCCCTGGAGGAGTGTACATCATGTTACTGTGTGGTGTTGTCTGCATTGGTTGCTGTGCATATGGCTGAGTTCCCATCATTCCCATCTGCATCTGCATAGGGTACTGGGGTGTTTGATTCATATATCCGTGGTTACTATGATATCCACTGTTCATCATGGGCTGGGACATACTATATCCATTCATGGCATTAAGGGTGTTCATATTCATGTTCACTGAATTGACATTATAAGCAGGGGCTGGCATCAAATTTACACTCATATTCATACCACGTTGCATCGTTAAGGTCCGTGCGGGTCCTTGCATAGCCACAGTCTGTGAAGCACGCCCGTAGATTTGTGACTGAtgggctgctgcagctgggggcagaggggctgattTGGTTCTCACAGACACATGGCCTTTGCCGGCCATCTGAGTTTGCAGTCTTTGTGTATGGGATATTCCAATATTTGATGCTGCCATGTTACGCTGCAAAAGGGGAGGAGGCAAATTCATGGGAGGTGGAGTAAGATTAGGGGGCGGGGTCATAGTAGCCTGTGCTTGGGGTCCTCCAGGAACAGTGTGTGGAGACTGAGAAAGCTGAACAAGCCCTGTGTTACTTAAGGGTGTGGACAAAGAGGCACTGTTTGCATAGGAAGTTACAGCAGCTGAATGGCTGTAAGGCAATGAATGATCCATAAGTGTGTTAGTTAACTGTTGCAGTTTGGCAAGGCTAAAAGTGGCAGATGGCTGTGGGTAATGCCCTGCTCCAAATTCACTCTGACCCATTCTTTCATATAGGCCAATGTTGGCATTGCCAGCCTCTGGGATTTCAGTTAACTGCATAGGTGGTGTAAAATTAGCAGCCATGCTGCACTGAGATAACTGTTGGTTGCTGCTTGGTGGCCTTTCAACAACACAGCCTTGAGGAGATTTTACATTACAGGTAGGAGGAGAATTGATGTTGGTTTGTTGCATCATACTGCAGCTTCCATTAATATTAGACATTTGCTGCGTCACTGCACAGCTACTCTGTGTTAGGTTACTAGATGTAAGGTTGCTATATGAGCAACTGTTTTGGGAAGAGTTGTTTCCACAGATGCTACTTCCCATTGTAGAATCGTAACTGCTTGGGTTTTCATAGTTTTCCGTTGTGCTCTCGATGCTTCCTAGATCACTAAACCCACTATCCACAACTTGTTGTGAATGATCAGAAACTGATGGGACATCCATCATTGGACTGGTCTCCATGTTCTGTAAAGATGGCACAGAGATGGCACTTTGATCTGGGCTGATTTGAGCATAACTGTTCTCTAATGGAGGAACGTTTGGACTATTAACAGAACGAACTGACTGGCTAGGATGAGAATGGACAGATGAGACTGGGCTACTGTGGTCAGATTGTTGGCAATCATCCAATGTGGTCATTTGTGGACTTTGGTCAGTATGAGTATAATTCTGCAGGCTTCTACATGCCTCTTGTGTCTCTGAACAGTCCTGAAATGCATCTTCCTGTTCACTTGTTTCCTGGGTTAGAGACTGGACTGCTTGTACTGTCTCTGAATCAATCTCCATGGTTTCAGTACTTTCTTCCTTGAAATCAGAatttaactcttcactctccttttGGTCCTGATTATTATCTGTATGATCATCATCAGATTGAGGCACAGGCCCTGAATCTTCAGTAAGCTCTTTATGGTCACCTTCACACTCAGCTGCAAGGTCAACACCACAGTCCATTAAGTCCTCTTGATTTGAATTACCAGTTTGTACATTTAAGTCTAAAAAAGACTCCTGGTTCTCTAGCACTTCTTTGAAGGCTTCTCCTGGTAACTCCTCTTTCTCCACTTCTGTTGAACCCATATGGCTATCGTCTTCATCATCTGCATCATGATCCTCATTGTGCGATggttcttcctcttcttcctcctcctcttcatgaTCATCCAAATGCTCAGGCTCATCTTTTTGAGCGCACGTTTCCTTCTGTGGATCTTTATCTTGATTTTTTGCACTGGCAACATCTTCCtctacatttttttcttcttcctctacTTTCATTAGATCATTTTCTATGATTTCAAAGGGTTCACTGGGTTGGTTTAGAAGCTCAGGTTCCAGCTCTTTTACCTCATCTTGAGGCTGCAAATTCTTAATAGGCTCTTTAATCTCCTCCTCTGCAATAGCAGGAACTTGGCTGGGCTTGTCTTCAGATACTTGCTTCTGTTCCTCTACTATTATCTGGTAGTCAGGCTCCATAGGAGTCTCAGGTGGGGTGTATAAATTAAGTTTAAAACCAGGCTTTCTTTCTTTGTTCTGCCGCCACTTAGATGGACCACGCTTCACTCCTTTGGGCCAGCCTTGTTTACACCTCAACGGTTCAGGATTGTCTTTAGTGCTTTCTTCCAAGACAGCTACATCCTCTGTGTTGTCTTTGGGAAGCAGAGaatagagaaaagaaaaaaaggtctTAGTTTGCATAAACAAATCCATTTCCATCAACAGACAGAACTGATTAATCCAAAATTAACTTGTACAttctttaaaattttttttagatAATTAAACAAAAGTTATACTGCCAATAGATACTCTTAATATAACCACAAATGACAGTAAATAGGGGTAATATTTACTGTACACCCACTGCTTCCCACTCAGTAGAACTGCACAAGAGTTTTAAACATTATAGCATACTAGCTGAATAAATGTAGACAGACATCTTACTTGTAGCACTATAACagtcagcctcataactatatatgtatttaaaaaatgccATCTGATACTTCCTGAAAGAATTTTaagcaaaaaacatttttaaactaCAGAAAATGTACCCTACAAACCTTTTATTTAATATAAACTATCTCCTCACCTTGTGGTATTTATAAAATGTGGTGGACAAATAGAATACAGAGCTAGTTTGCAGAAAAAACAGAATGCTACAAAGTTTACAATTGTTTCTCTCCCCCACTAGTGAGATAAACCAACCCCAGAGTGATTTTTACACACAAGAGCTCACATACATGCACCCCCTCATACAGTAATATGTACTTTTATAAAAGATGGATATCAATTCTCATTATCTAGATATGGAATGCATGACTACACCATTTTTGTTACTGCAGAAATGATACAGCTGCTGGATACACAAAGGTGCTCTAACTCTAGGAAGTACTATGCTGAGTTTGATGCACATAAATTATTGCTCCAATgctgaaaaaggaaaataatttttccTCCTCACAAGAAGTGTCTTGCAATACAAACCAAAATGTGGGGGAGATTCCATGCAAAAACACATTCTAAAACAGAACTAAATAAAATTGGAAGCAGAGAcgaaattaaaaaaacaattcaATTAATCATAAAAACAATTAGGAAGAAATGTATTTTGGTGTTGAATACTGCTGCCTTCAAAGACACAGCTTCATAAAAAGTGTTACACTCTTAAATACTACCTCCCACTGAAAGGGTTACTCCAAACTCATTGCAACAGTTGGTTAATGTGATAACTAGACTCTTAGGCCTCATCTATACACaaataccagtatagttaaagcagtacaacctcACTACTGTGGATGCAATTTTATCAATATAAGTGTGCTTACACCAGTACAATTTATTTCTGTACAGGAAGGGACCTAAACTATacagtataaggcacctttacaCCGGTAAAACggcatccacactaggggttgtaTTGGTGTAACGGGCAACACAAAAATTTAACTTCCTGACATGTCCTGAGAATTATTAGTTCTCCAGTACCAAAGAGATACCTGCAGTTTTTGAGAAAAAAAGTGTTTATATGTAGGAATCCATAATTCATTCCAAAATTGGAATTAAACTGATGTTTTCATCTGAGAGTTAAGAGGGAGAGAGATGAGGATTTTCCCAAAACTGCTCATTTTAGCTTTCCAGCTGGGCAATATCCTTGAAATCTAACTTGGTGAGCAGCTGTTAAAATGTGCATTAAATAAATTGTTGTGCACTTTTTAGGGAAGACCTGGGATCCTAGAACCAAACATCTCCCTACAAATCAACAGAAGAACCCAGGCCTTTGGCAGTtgtgcccagggccgcccagagggggggggcaagaggggcaatttgccccaggccccgagccccacgggggcccccaccagagtttttcggggcccctggagcggggtccctcactcgctccggggtgcccggcaaactcttgtgcggccgggcgcaggagcttctgccgctcccggtcttcgccggcggggggtccttccgctccggggcggaaggaccccccgctggcgaattactgccgaagacggagcgggacccgccgccgaagttcagcccggtcttcggcggtaattcggcggcgggggggcccttccgttccgggacccgccgccgaagtgccccgaagacccgcggtggggcccccctccgccgaattaccgccgaagaccgggctgcgcttcggcggcgggtcccgcttcggcggtaattcggcagcggggggcccccgccgcgggtcttcggggcacttcgacggcgggtcccggaacggaagggccccccgccgccgaagaccccgggcccccggaatcctctgggcggccctggttgtgCCAGGGCTTAAACAGCCCCAGGCTATTTTGAAAGATGGAAAGGGAAGTCTCTGGATGCTCATGGTGGAAGAATGTGAGGTCTCAGAATTTATTAATGTAGCACTGCAGAACTGCCAAACTAAAGTGAAGAGGACATATAGTTCCTGGGGAACTATGCAAATTTCAGTAGTTCTCATAACTAAATGCTGAGCGGAAAAAAAAATCATCGGTATCAACTACCTCCTGCTTTTTGTAGATAAAGGTTTCACGAAACAAACTAAAGAGAAAGAAATCCTCTGGTTTTCCCTGGAAAAGTATGATGAGGTCTGTTGTAGATATACAAGATTACATTTTTGTTCTTTCCCAAATGGTAAATACATGAATATCCCAAACGAAACAAAACCTGCTAATTTTCTCCTGAACAGGAATAATGAACTGAGGTTAATATACTGAAGAAGCTGTAacaggacagagagagagcagaaaaattaaacactaaaaatactgaaaaaagaGCAACATGCCTCAAGCTATTACACAAAGCAAGCAGATAAAGTGGGACTAATAGCATAAAGCACATCTCAGAGAGACGGAGCATTAGTAAAAATGCATGTTATTTTGATCGTGAAATGTAAAAATTTCAACAGCTCTGAAAAGCTGGTCACAAACCGGCTAGTTAACTACAAAAGCAAGTATTGCCTTTGAATCCCAAGTGACAAGTTAACTTTAACatagtttaaaaataatgttcAACTTACTTCTACACTGAACATCATTTTTATAACGATTGTCTTTCtcctctttgtcctcctcttcctcctggttCTGCCTACCAGGTTGATACTGGAATACTTTTCTGATCACAGGCTTTAAGTCATCATCTTCCCCATCTATCTCACAAGTAGGTTCCAGCTGTGGCATGGGCCGCTCTTCATCTGAGTGATCAAAGGGCTCATTCAACACCTCTGTGGTTTCAGAAATTGTCTCTGTTGTAACACTACTATTAATCCTTCTGCGTTTACGACCCCTTTTCTTTTTCAAGATGAAAggtctctaaaaaaaaaaaaattccaaaaaataTAACAATGAACTGTTAGAGTCCAGGAGGAGTTAGCTGACTTGGTACACAGAGAACAAGTTAATTTTTGTGAAATGCGTTTATGATGGTCTGATCTATTTATCAATTTAGAAGTTAGCTTATGTTACACTTTTAAATCGAGATTTGATTTTTTACTGCTATATACTAAACTCACACAGTTAAGCAATGAGCGTGTACCATCTGAGACAGAATGCACACGGTGGTCTTTGTTCTATAAAGGTGAAAATTAAGATCTACAGTTTATGGCTGGCTTCCAGCCTTTATTctggttaaataaataaaaattcagaatagtagtatataaaatatttatgcTTACAAATACCTGGTTGTATACTTAGTACCTCATAATTCCACTAAAAACATTTGCAAGACTCAAATGTATATCTTACGCTTTTAGATTTCAGGTTCCTTAAAATTATGAAGCTGCTTATAAACAAACAAGCAGAAAATGATAATCAGCACAGTGCCAAGACAAACAGTCCAAGTCTCAAACTTGGTGTAAATAATAGCAATATACTAAAGAATGTTACAGTTTAGCAGCTGTAGAAAAGAAGGGTTTGAACAGGTTCCGCTAAAATTTCAATGAGATATATTTCCACTGTTACCTATTCATTTCTCAAAGATTCACATTTACTTTAAAATTCTCTAATCCAAAATATACACAATGGGATACTCATCTGTAAATTCTTACCAAAGCTATGTAAATACATGCATTAAGCCAAGTAGCTTAACATTTATGGGTTCTTAAATTAAGTTACTAAACATTCAATGTGATTACATAATTTTCAGCAACAAAAATTCAATACTCAAGTTTAAGCAGAATTTAGAGGGTTTAGTTCTTGGAATAAGGCGGCTCTGTATAAGAAAACAGAAATGTAATATTTTGAGAAatcaatttttctttaaaaatgcatttgcttTAACATATCTTGCAAAAAACCTTCTTATCCTGCTAATCTTGTAACAGGAGAAAACACATAATTGATTTGACTCCATCCCAAAAGGACAAAAAAACCCAAGTGAGGGTATGGAAGAACCAATTAAAATGTTTAATCAGTACCAACCCTAAACAGCAGAGGGCAGtcattagtttaaaaataaattctaattctGATGTTTAGTGCCATCCATTTTTtcataacaataaaaaaaaagtcaaaaggaAAACCAAACTTCCGAGGAAACAGCTATGAACTAGAAAGCGCTCAGTGTGCAAACataatttagattaaaaaaattgaaCAGTCTAATGAAAGctcataaacagaaaaaaaaaccctgccttTTTTTACATCTTTCTGACAAACATGGTTTGATTGTAATGGACACTGAACAACTTTAACTGAAAGTGCTAAAAGTAACATACCTTTCTTTTTATGGCCAGTGATTGTGGTTTGGTCAGCCGTGGAGGTGAACTTTGATGATTCCCATCCCCCTCATCATCCTCACTGCTTTCTTTAGATTGCTCTGTGGATTGCCCTCGCTCTCCAACCACTGCCACACACTCTGGAGATCGCAAGTATTTATTTTTAGATTGTACTTTTGCAGGTGATTGCCTACTATTAGTTCTTGTGGAGAATATTTCTTGCTCTTCCTTTTCCCAGCAGCTAGCCTGTTCCATCAAACGCTCAGCCTGAAGAGTTGGGGTTAAAATAATGGGTCACTGAAACAGTATTAGCCATATCAAGTTCAGCTAAAGAGTTACAATAAGTCAACCCTGATTAGCACTGCTGCCTAACCAAGCAACAACATTTCAGCTGAATCATCTAGTAGCTACTTTACAACAGTTAGGATAACAAACCAAAGAAGATTGCATTTCATGGGATATTTAGCACTATTAATGATGCAGCGAATTGATTTAAGTCCTATAGCACTACATTACACGCCCGCTGACATGGATCACTTTGAGTAAGTTCATAAACACAAAGAATCAATTGACACTGCAGCCTTTGAGCTCTGCACCAAATCTGATCTGATTCCATGCTCCTAGACTACTTCAGGAGCAGTAAATACAACTTCATAACAAGTGAAACAGAGTTTAAGTTTGCATATTCATTTTCCAAAATTTACTGTACCATCTCCAAAACCCCTGAGTTATAACTGATTAGTGCTGAAGTGTTTCACACAAGCAGTTTTCCCCATAACTAAGATCTGACAATGTTAAACAATGCTATATTTAAGACAGCCTATTACTTAATGATAAAGACTGGAGAAGAAATCTGAAGGAAAAGAATTCAGACTGACAATGTCTGCTGTTACCTCTTTTTCAGCTTCCCTCTCTTCTTCAGAAACCGCAGCATTAGAAACAAGCAGTGGAGTCCATCTCAAACTTTCAGGGTCTACTTCATTGACGCGTGGATTAGCTTTCAGTTTCTCCATGTGGCTTGAGATCAGTTTTTCCCTTCTAATTATTACAAATCTAGAATTCAAAAAGGATTTTTGATGTTAGAAAAACATCAAGATAAAGCAAAATAATCTCATATCTTAAATCTCACATAACTGCTTTGGAAAAGAGATGTTTGGGTAAAAATAGAGTGGGAGATGGAGACCACTAGATACACATTAATATATCTTAAATGCATGCAGGAGAAGTATCGCTCATGCTGGTGTTTTTCATCAGAACAAAAATGAGTATAACAATTTAGAAGATAAAAGATGGATATTAACAGAATTAAAtagggaaaaggagagaaaagagaATGCTCCTGCAGGAGTAGATGTTTACAGATATGTGGAAGAGGTCTGAGCACGGGCCCCAGGGCCACCTTGCCCATCCCTGCCATAACTCTCTCCAGTTGTGATACAGAGCATATTAGGACAAAACAGAATATACATGGGACCATGGTGCTTAAAACTGGGAAAGTTAGTGACTAGAGTATCAGTCCTGTAAACAGGATCTGATTGGGCAGGAAAGCAAATTACAAATACAGGTATTCaaataaaagaaacaaagaagaaaaaatacatAAGAATCGccctactaggtcagaccaatgatccatctagcccagtaccctggcttccaacagtggccaatgccagatgcttcagagtgaatgaacagggcagggcaattttgagtgatccatcttcTATCCTCTAGTCCCAGAGTCTGGCACTTGGCGGTTTAGGGACACCACGAgtatggggttgcgtccctgaccatcctggttAACAGCCATAGATTAGATCATGGAGGATAGAGCCTTTTCTGAACTCAgttttacttttggccttcaccacaacctatggcaatgagttccataggctgactgtgccttgtgtggaagaagtacttcctgatgtttgttttaaacctgctgcctcttaatttcactgggtgacccctaggttcttgtattatgtgcaggagtaaataacacttccatgTTCGCTTTCCCCATACcatccatgattttatagaactctGTCATATTCCTTATATCCTCTCTTTTTAAAGAGCAAAGCAATCCTTTGGTTTTCCTTGGGAACCACTTCTATCACAATACCTGTAAGAAACTTAATGAACTGAAGGGCAGATAGGTATAGTTGGCATCTTGTATTTTTTCATATCTATCTAGTTATATATAGTTAtttgggaaagggggaaaagttgCCTGGGTAGATGTATATGAAAACCGTGTGTATGTGACTTAATTCCTTTCTCTCATCCTTTGTgggttgatttttaaaatttggatgctgtttggggcagggactgtgggccaaattctctgctgataTAAACTTGCACAGGTCCAGTGAAGGCAACAGAGCTGCATCACAAAtataccagcagagaatttggcttcATGCTTTCATATTTGTTTGTACCAGGTGCAATGGGACTCCGATTGTGACTGTCACCCATGGATGCTGCTTTCATTGTGCAGGGGATTCT containing:
- the KAT6B gene encoding histone acetyltransferase KAT6B isoform X3 yields the protein MVKLANPLYTEWILEAIQKVKKQKQRPSEERICHAVCASHGLDKRTVSEQLELSVQDGSILKVTNKGLASYKDPDNPGRFSSVKPGTLPKSVKGSRGAANELRNVDWNKLLRRAIEGLQEPNGSSLKNIEKYLRSQNDLASIFNNPVFQQRLRLGAKRAVNNGRLLKDGPQYRVNYGSLDSKGTPKYSSAFPASLPPVSLLPHEKDQPRADPIPICSFCLGTKESNREKKPEELLSCADCGSSGHPSCLKFCPELTANVKALRWQCIECKTCSACRIQGKNADNMLFCDSCDRGFHMECCDPPLSRMPKGMWICQVCRPKKKGRKLLHEKAAQIRRRYAKPIGRPKNKLKQRMLSVTSDEGSMNAFTGRGSPDTEIKISIKQENTDVILVGSKEIVTEEDVEVFKQARELSLEKIGCKNSSETNGRYPSVIEFGKYEIQTWYSSPYPQEYARLSKLYLCEFCLKYMKSKNILLRHSKKCGWFHPPANEIYRRNELSVFEVDGNVSKIYCQNLCLLAKLFLDHKTLYYDVEPFLFYVLTKNDEKGCHLVGYFSKEKLCQQKYNVSCIMIMPQYQRQGFGRFLIDFSYLLSRREGQAGSPEKPLSDLGRLSYLAYWKSVILEYLYCHHEKHISIKGMSRATGMCPHDIATTLQQHSMIDRREDRFVIIRREKLISSHMEKLKANPRVNEVDPESLRWTPLLVSNAAVSEEEREAEKEAERLMEQASCWEKEEQEIFSTRTNSRQSPAKVQSKNKYLRSPECVAVVGERGQSTEQSKESSEDDEGDGNHQSSPPRLTKPQSLAIKRKRPFILKKKRGRKRRRINSSVTTETISETTEVLNEPFDHSDEERPMPQLEPTCEIDGEDDDLKPVIRKVFQYQPGRQNQEEEEDKEEKDNRYKNDVQCRNNTEDVAVLEESTKDNPEPLRCKQGWPKGVKRGPSKWRQNKERKPGFKLNLYTPPETPMEPDYQIIVEEQKQVSEDKPSQVPAIAEEEIKEPIKNLQPQDEVKELEPELLNQPSEPFEIIENDLMKVEEEEKNVEEDVASAKNQDKDPQKETCAQKDEPEHLDDHEEEEEEEEEPSHNEDHDADDEDDSHMGSTEVEKEELPGEAFKEVLENQESFLDLNVQTGNSNQEDLMDCGVDLAAECEGDHKELTEDSGPVPQSDDDHTDNNQDQKESEELNSDFKEESTETMEIDSETVQAVQSLTQETSEQEDAFQDCSETQEACRSLQNYTHTDQSPQMTTLDDCQQSDHSSPVSSVHSHPSQSVRSVNSPNVPPLENSYAQISPDQSAISVPSLQNMETSPMMDVPSVSDHSQQVVDSGFSDLGSIESTTENYENPSSYDSTMGSSICGNNSSQNSCSYSNLTSSNLTQSSCAVTQQMSNINGSCSMMQQTNINSPPTCNVKSPQGCVVERPPSSNQQLSQCSMAANFTPPMQLTEIPEAGNANIGLYERMGQSEFGAGHYPQPSATFSLAKLQQLTNTLMDHSLPYSHSAAVTSYANSASLSTPLSNTGLVQLSQSPHTVPGGPQAQATMTPPPNLTPPPMNLPPPLLQRNMAASNIGISHTQRLQTQMAGKGHVSVRTKSAPLPPAAAAHQSQIYGRASQTVAMQGPARTLTMQRGMNMSVNLMPAPAYNVNSVNMNMNTLNAMNGYSMSQPMMNSGYHSNHGYMNQTPQYPMQMQMGMMGTQPYAQQPMQTTPHSNMMYTPPGHHGYMNTGMSKQSLNGSYMRR
- the KAT6B gene encoding histone acetyltransferase KAT6B isoform X5; the protein is MPRADPIPICSFCLGTKESNREKKPEELLSCADCGSSGHPSCLKFCPELTANVKALRWQCIECKTCSACRIQGKNADNMLFCDSCDRGFHMECCDPPLSRMPKGMWICQVCRPKKKGRKLLHEKAAQIRRRYAKPIGRPKNKLKQRMLSVTSDEGSMNAFTGRGSPGRGQKTKVCTTPSSGHAASVKDSSSRLPVTDPTRPGATTKITTTSTYISASTLKVNKKTKGLIDGLTKFFTPSPDGRRSRGEIIDFSKHYRPRKKVSQKQSCTSHVLATDTEIKISIKQENTDVILVGSKEIVTEEDVEVFKQARELSLEKIGCKNSSETNGRYPSVIEFGKYEIQTWYSSPYPQEYARLSKLYLCEFCLKYMKSKNILLRHSKKCGWFHPPANEIYRRNELSVFEVDGNVSKIYCQNLCLLAKLFLDHKTLYYDVEPFLFYVLTKNDEKGCHLVGYFSKEKLCQQKYNVSCIMIMPQYQRQGFGRFLIDFSYLLSRREGQAGSPEKPLSDLGRLSYLAYWKSVILEYLYCHHEKHISIKGMSRATGMCPHDIATTLQQHSMIDRREDRFVIIRREKLISSHMEKLKANPRVNEVDPESLRWTPLLVSNAAVSEEEREAEKEAERLMEQASCWEKEEQEIFSTRTNSRQSPAKVQSKNKYLRSPECVAVVGERGQSTEQSKESSEDDEGDGNHQSSPPRLTKPQSLAIKRKRPFILKKKRGRKRRRINSSVTTETISETTEVLNEPFDHSDEERPMPQLEPTCEIDGEDDDLKPVIRKVFQYQPGRQNQEEEEDKEEKDNRYKNDVQCRNNTEDVAVLEESTKDNPEPLRCKQGWPKGVKRGPSKWRQNKERKPGFKLNLYTPPETPMEPDYQIIVEEQKQVSEDKPSQVPAIAEEEIKEPIKNLQPQDEVKELEPELLNQPSEPFEIIENDLMKVEEEEKNVEEDVASAKNQDKDPQKETCAQKDEPEHLDDHEEEEEEEEEPSHNEDHDADDEDDSHMGSTEVEKEELPGEAFKEVLENQESFLDLNVQTGNSNQEDLMDCGVDLAAECEGDHKELTEDSGPVPQSDDDHTDNNQDQKESEELNSDFKEESTETMEIDSETVQAVQSLTQETSEQEDAFQDCSETQEACRSLQNYTHTDQSPQMTTLDDCQQSDHSSPVSSVHSHPSQSVRSVNSPNVPPLENSYAQISPDQSAISVPSLQNMETSPMMDVPSVSDHSQQVVDSGFSDLGSIESTTENYENPSSYDSTMGSSICGNNSSQNSCSYSNLTSSNLTQSSCAVTQQMSNINGSCSMMQQTNINSPPTCNVKSPQGCVVERPPSSNQQLSQCSMAANFTPPMQLTEIPEAGNANIGLYERMGQSEFGAGHYPQPSATFSLAKLQQLTNTLMDHSLPYSHSAAVTSYANSASLSTPLSNTGLVQLSQSPHTVPGGPQAQATMTPPPNLTPPPMNLPPPLLQRNMAASNIGISHTQRLQTQMAGKGHVSVRTKSAPLPPAAAAHQSQIYGRASQTVAMQGPARTLTMQRGMNMSVNLMPAPAYNVNSVNMNMNTLNAMNGYSMSQPMMNSGYHSNHGYMNQTPQYPMQMQMGMMGTQPYAQQPMQTTPHSNMMYTPPGHHGYMNTGMSKQSLNGSYMRR